TCtctattttttaacattctaAGAATCTGTTCAACTGTCTTCTTGCTCAGTAGAAACCAACAGTTTCCTTCAAAAGTAGGATAAGAAGTATGGAAACCTACCCTTGTAATTACATCAACTTCCACTTcgatttttaacttaaaagtaaCAACATTTTTCTGGattaaaaaattctcagtaatTGCCACAAGTAATTACTCGAATTCTCTAAAGGCCTGCATTAGGCTGTCTCAAGTCTCATATACTTTATTCTTTACATCTTCATTCAagtataagattttttaaaaatcacattaccTATTCCCAAGCAAAAAAGTCCAATGTTTCTCAATGAAAGCGCAGATGTCTTCTTTCCACCGGAAATAGCCCTGACGCCCACTGCCTTCCAGGGACAAGTTGTACATCGCCAGCATGACCACCTGAAACAGAAGCAGAacaggctgggagaaaagcaCAAACAGGGATGGTAAACTTCAGGGGGGAACGTTTGTTGTTTTATACTCTGAGTATGAATAGAGGGGGGAAAAGGAAGGATAATATCTTGGAATATTCTCAGGACAGAATTCTACTTCCTTTCTCGCTTTCCATAGATGAGTATCACTGTTCCCCTTAATCACGTGCACTTGTTCCTCCCATGTTACATGTGCAAGGCTGCTGTGTGGCTGAACTGGTGATGAGTAACTACTGCCCTAAGCAGCCCCCATCCCAGTCCCCCTCCACCATGCAAAGGCAGCGCTAAACACCGTGTTAACCACTGGCATCAGGAGGCCCCAGGGCCTGCTCCAGCCGGCATTTCTGACGGACAGTGCTGACCTTTACTAAATATTCCAAGCATCACCCCTGCACATATACTTTTCTAAGCTCTTTAGAGGGCAGAAACAATAGACTCTCAGAATTTCAGAGCTGAAGATAACGTGAGGTACCATCCCCTCTGGGTTTAGCCTTTCTCAGCTGTGGAAACTGTTCCTGAGATGAAATCAGAATAGACAAGGGGCAGGGACCTGAAAGGCCTGGCTGCCTGGCCCATCCTCAGAGAGCAGGACACCCCCAGCTCCACATCTAATCCAACCTCGTATTTAATAGATAACGAATTCACGGCCCCAAATGGGGAAGTACTTTGCAGAAATATGAATAACACATTCTCACTGTAAAAGACTTcactaaaagagaaaagagtaaagaaggaagtaaaaatcattttaaatccaCCATCAAGAAATAAtcctttttaacattttcagtgATTATCCTATTAGACATTTCTCTTCGCATCTAAATGCAATTTTGTAATCGTAAATGGACAAGAAACTACACACGCTATTCAAAACCATGTTTTCAacctaataaaaataatgattaatctTGGGCCAGCGCAATTGAAAAGGGGACAGAACCTAAGAAGAGAATCCTTCCATAACTCTTCTTTCCATGACGAGTAGCCCAAAGCGGTACAGGGTCTAACAGACTGCAGTTCACGCTCCCTGACATCGATGTTCACAGCCCCAAATCCCGATGGCCCAACAGGGAGACCGACAACCACACCCTCCAAGGggcctggtgattctgatgctcctACCGAGTCTCAACTTCCCCCATCCTTAAACTTGTAAAATTTGCAGACAGTCTGCCAATTAACCCCATGAACAGACTTTTCAAATCATTCCACTTATTTTTGCATCAGGTCTGCATCAGCCAACAAACCTCTCCCTTTAAAGTTATTGTTCACGGGGAGTCGCTGTTTAATAGACACAGGATTTCACTTTGGGGAGATGAGCACTtactggagatgatggtggtgatggttgcaaaacaatgtgaatgtgcttaatgccactgaactgtatgcttaaagACGGTGGAAACGGTAAGctttgttatgtatatatatatatttttataaatttatttattaatttatttttggctgcgttgggtctttgttgctgtgcgtgggctttctctagttgtggtgaccgggagctactcttcattgcggtgtgcgggcttctcattgcggtggcttctcttgttgtggagcactggctctaggcacgcgggcttcagcagttgtagcacgtgggctcagtagtagtggctcgcaggctcagcagctgtggtgatgggcttagttgctccacagcatgtgggatcttcccggaccagggctcaaacctgtgtcccctgcattggcaggtggattcttaaccactgcgccaccagggaagccctgttatgtatattttactacaatttaagAAAGCTATTGTTCAAGAAATACCTTAAGAAAAGGATGGAATGAGCTCTTCTGCCCACTCAGACTCCTAGAGTAACTTGGAAACGTGTATTCACTGTTAATCTCCGTGGTACAGACACAAGTGTGTTGTTTCATTTCcggtactattttttttttttttttgaaatatttcatgacTTTAGAAAGTTTAAATTCACATATTTACTTGCAAATAACTTTTCCTATTACCACCGTATTTACTGAGCAAACTAAAAATCCAATCACGAAGGCCATGGTTCTCCCTCTTCTGGAATCTGTAATCTTAAAGAACGAATCCCAGTTGCGTTTCTGCTCTCACACCACCAGCCCAAGCTCCCAGTAACAGGCTGGCCTGGGGAACCAGCACAGCTCCAAGGCCTTGCTCAGGCTGGCACAGCCCAGCGGGCACCTCCCAAGTATCTGCTGAAGAGCATCTGGAAAGATAATGAGCGTGTCTAGGACAAGAACGTAAAAACCACCCTACTTGATAGCTTCCCTACTTTTCAGACTGTTGTTCACACATCaccaaggaggaggagaggaaacagaaagTGTGTGGAAGGGGCCTTTTAGTCACCTCATTACTGTTGGCATTTTGTAATATAAACAAGCATTTCTACTTCTTATTTTGGTAAATCAACAAAGTTTaagatttaaaacaacagaaaacccaCATTCCAATTGGAATACGACATCAACAGAGTCTATTCCAGACCAACGGATCCTTTTAGCTCTTgcatgagagagacagagacagaaagggagagggagggaggaagggagggggagggagagggagagagggagagggggagagggacagggagagagggagagacggagagagggagagagggagaggaagagggaagagggagagagggaagagggagagagggagagggaaagagggagagcgGAACAGGGAAACAGGGACAGGGAaagggggacagggagagagggagagggagggagagggggagggagggcgagGGGGGACGAGAGGGGAtgagggggacagggagagagggaggcagagagggagagggaaacggggagagagggagagagaagagaggagaggagagagagaaagaaaaagaagagatgcaACTAGAAACACTGGTCAGTACTTTCCAAGAACCAGATGTGTCTGGTCCCAGTTTTCACTTCATTATCCCAGGGTATTTATTATCCATATGTCTTTTggaagtgaaaaaataattttcaagagaTGTTAGtctgattaaatgagaaaattgagccaATATTACCAATATATTGAGCAATATAATCAAAagccactttttcttttaaaaagaatctccACAGAAAACTCATAGTCTTGAAAGTAACAAATTACATACATTTGCTCTTCTTCCATTTTACAATTTTATGAGAAGCAACCTGCAGGCCAAATGCAAACCTGCCTACGTATGCACACATCAGAATAATCTACTAATATTAATCTGACCTTGCCTAGACACAGTATCCCatgcacactttaaaaaaaaatcccagttagAATACTCATGAGACTGTATCCTCAATACAAACTTCCGTTCATTTTCTACTTACATATTTTCAGGCAAGTCCAAAAAGGCTCCCTAAGATCACCACTGACAGATTTCAACAGATGTCCTAATAAAGCACTGATAATTAACATGATAGCCTCTGGCTGTGAACACAGCTAGAGTTTACAAGGAACACCCTAAGTGCCTTCGAGGGTACAACCTAAAATCTTTCTCATTaccctgtttatttccttcacagcAAAAAGTGCTAGGGGTATTATTTGTCTGCCTATCATCTAAAATAAATGTCTAGAATGTCAGCTGCCTGGGGCTAGGGTCTTGGCTGTCTCATTCACCACGAAGAAGAAACAGCTAGAAGGATCAGCTGGTCTCGACTAGATTATACTCTCcaggcctagaacagtgcctggttcGTCATATGCACTCAATATTTGTcgaatgaataaacataaaaactGAGTGAGTGATGTCTAATACATTTTTAGAACTTAAAGACTGCATATACCATTGGTGCCTGGTTataaacatattaatataaaaacaaaacccaaaaaattaATACAACCTGGAGATCAGTTAAAAGACACTGTTTGGGCTATAGTTGGCTGAGATTAGGGTGaccatctttacttttttttttttaattgaagtacagttgctcTACAATATACAACAAGTATAgttgctagtttcaggtgtacagcatattgATTCagcatctttatattttttagaatggTTTTTTCTAAAAATAGCTGCCAAAAAAAATGTGAACCTCTTCGATTAAAATCAGTTTGGTattatgtataaatgtatgtataaatgtatatgtataaatgaaaccGTGGGTGAGATTTTCAGAATCTCAAACCCAATTCACTAAGTTGGCAGTGAGTATTTTCACTAAGAACTCCTTTCTCCACACATTATGATTTTCATTGTGAAATAAAGTGACCCTCAAAACAACTCAGAAGCTCATATGTAGGTTCCTCATTCCCTAGTTATTTATTCCAATAAATTTCGCGGCGTGGGGGGGACCAACCCCATGAATTCTAGAGAAAGCTTTAACTCACCTGCTGCCACGTCAGCTTCAGCCGCTCACACTGCTCCTTGCCATCTTCAGAGCAATCGGAACAAGTAAACCTAAAAAAATTATCGCCCTTAAGGTAACTGAGCTGTTCCCTCAGCTGACctaggaggaaaacaaaaagggCACGTCACAGGTGTATCTAGAACAGAGGTAACCCAAAGTTTTAATCAATCTACCAGCCATTTCCCAAGTTTCCCAggctgtgtttttccttttctttcagccAGCCCGTGAGGGCGGGATGGGGAAGGGAGTAGAGAAGGTTTTTATTCCTCTAACATCAAGTGCATGCCCACTAAGATAGATCTGTGGTTCCCGGACTTTCAGAAGAAAGACATTGGAAAGGCAGGTAGGATTGTTCTCACTGGCTGTTCCAAATGTTAACATTCCCGACTCCTACAGGAGGTCTCCTCACACATTCTTCCAAGAAAACATCTGAGCTCCCACTGTGCCACTGGGCTAGGAACCAGGAACACAACACCTGAGACAGACGCGGTGCTGGCTCTCAGAGGCTTACAGATGCGGTGAGGGCTACAGAGGAGAGAGTAGGTAATCACAGCAGCACAGAGGCTCTCCGTCCTGACTGTGCATCAGAACCACCCAGgaagttttgtgttttaaatatgcCTGGGTCTATCCCCTGCAAAATAAATCAACCTCTGGAAGCAGGGCATTTTCTGaagttccccaggtgatgctgacgctCTGCGAGACGTGGAAACCCTGTAGTGGGATGTGATGGGCGCCGTGGGGCAACGTGAGAGCACATAAAAGAGGTGCCCACCCACATGAGGAAGACATGAGCACTAGAAAAAGCGGGGTGGATGGGGGCCTGAAGGATGGCTAGAATTGGCAGGTGAAAAGAGGTGTTTGTGTGTGGGGCGGGGAGTATAGAGGCTGTAGAGACAAATGTTCCACAGAGGAAATTTACATGCACAAAGTCCTAGGGATAAGAAAGAactgcttgggcttccctggtggtgcagtggttaagaatctgcctgccaatgcaggggacacgggttccagccctggtctgggaagatcccacatgccgtggagcaactaagcccgtgcgccacaactactgagcctgcgctctagagcccgtgagccaaaactactgagcccacgtgccacaactactgaaacccatgtgcctagagcccgtgctccacaagagaagccaccgcaatgagaagctctcgcactgcaatgaagagtagcgcctactcaccgtaactagagaaagccagcgtgcagcaacgaagacccaacacagccaaaaataaataaataaaataaatttataaaaaaaaaaaagaatgaactgcttGTGGAGAAGGAAAAGCTCACCCTAACTGCAAAGCTCTGTATCCATGTGGGGACAGGAGAGCAcaaaggagagaggctggagcaATTACCAGGGGCCCCAGGAGGCAGGGCATTTACAGCACAGGCTGAGAGGATGGGGGAAAGCCACCCAGGCTTTCAGGCAGAACCCTGAATCTATAAGCAGAGACAGCTCGAAAGCAAAAACTAGCTAACTTATAATAAATTTTAGGTTTGCTTTCTGTGAAAATGgtgttaatttattaataaaaactaTGAATCTGAAGAGTTGAAACCACCTTAAAAACACCTCCACATACCAGAAAATGACCCAGTTCAcaacaatatatacatacatacacatatataaatttctCTGACCTAGTTACCTAGTTACAAATTCTATCACACAGAGCATTCCTCTAGTACATATGTCTTTACTACTCTCTGCCTAATGGAAACATCCTGTTTTGCTTaagagccctgatgcctggcaaAGCACCTTATTGCGTGTATCTACTGCCAGCAGATCAAGGAGGCCAGCAAGGAGAAAACACAAATGGCCCTAGAAAAAGGCATAATACATATTTAATCTTCTAGTTCCGACTTTATATCAACATACTATAGCAGTTGTTTTCCATGTAAGTTAAACACTACCAGAGTTATGTTTATGAGTCTGAAGTTTAGCTCTACACTGGGCCTAGAATTTGGCCCCAAAACCACAATAACGTGACCCTGATAGAAAAATGTGGCTAATTCTTTAAGTAACACAGAATTtccaattttctaatttttattgggtTACAATCGAGAATGTTAATTTAACAACGTGATAGAGGTTGGCAGTAATATATATTAGTACAAATGTGTCTACGTTTTATACAAATTTGCAGTTAATCAACTAcactaataataaatataagagtTATCTTTTTATTTGGGTCTCTTTCACATTCATGTTTCTTTCACAGGTTAGAAAAACAAACCCCGCAGGAATTGACAAACCAAAGGAAAGGAGAAGCTCTTACTGGCTGGGATCCACTTCTGGCACTTGTCGCAGAAGTAGGACAGCTGCTCCTCCATCCACGACACGTCCCCTTCATCACTGTTTAGGGAGTCCCCGCTCTGGTCGTGAGACAAGTCCACGGACGCCTGGTCCTCTGACTCGACGATCAGCAGAgtctccccctccacctccccctcctccagcccctccgaGGTGGACGTTCTTGTTGCTTCATCGTCGTGCCGACTGATCAAACTGCTCAGATGGATGTTACTCTCCATCCCTCCCGGCTTGCAGGTTCAGTGCTCTCAGGAACAATCTCAGTCTCTGGACACTAAGCTTGAAGGGGCTCCTTGCTGACCACACAAACTCTCAGAAGAGCGTCTGCCTGACTCTACTCAGACACAAGGGGCACTTAAAGCAATTATTTAGAATATACGATCCATCGTCCTTTTTCTGATCAAGTTTAAAAGGACGGTGACCACAAAAAGGCTGAAGATCTCACTAAGCTGTTCTCCATCAAtactcactcacacacacttaACGCTGTCTGTTCCATCAATATCTCACACGCATTTCAAGTCACGTTTTTTGAGATCCTTTTGCCAACaccatcttctctctttctgcttcaaGTTGCTCAGTCAGAAGAATCTGTTCTCCCAAAAGacgaatattttcttttttccgaTTTTGCCTCTCAATGTCTCTGA
The sequence above is drawn from the Balaenoptera musculus isolate JJ_BM4_2016_0621 chromosome 15, mBalMus1.pri.v3, whole genome shotgun sequence genome and encodes:
- the LOC118881018 gene encoding protein PET117 homolog, mitochondrial, with translation MSGSSKVVLGLSVVLTAATVAGVHMKQRQDQQRLRDGVIRDIERQNRKKENIRLLGEQILLTEQLEAEREKMVLAKGSQKT